The DNA segment GCAGCTCGCCGCCCCCTGCCAGCAGCAGGTATGTCCACTGTCGTTAGTCAACTGCTGTGACGTTACAGGCAATTGCAAAGGTTTCAGCTTGCTGGTAACGAAGGGTTCTTGATCGAACCTCACGGTCATGTGCAGTAAGCAATGCAGCCCTCTGATGAACCACAAGACATTCGTGTTTGAACATGTTGTGCTGCGCCTTCCTTCTTGCAGGAGCGGGCCAGCCCACCTCATCCCCTCAGGCCACCTCGCGGCCACAGAGCTTCAGTGGGCAGCATACCGGGTACAAGCGGCCTACAGAGGGAGGCCCACTCTGCAGCTGGTAGGTGAACCATTCTATGTGTATGCCTTACAGCTTGTGTACACTGGTGATGACCTCATATGTGTTCCTGCTAAATTTGGAAGGTGTGGGAGTGCATAAATTGGAGACTGCAAATGCAGCCTCAGCTTCTTTACCTTCTCTCTTCTGGTAGTATGTTTTCACCTTGATTGTGCCGCCCTAATGACTAAGCACACATTTTAGTCGTACAGATTTCCCGCTGTGCAGAAACTTCACTGAGCAGTTGTGTCCTGTGTAATGATTTCATCTAGATGACACCAATACGTCATGGGCAGGGGCAAGTGAGACAACACCTCTTGAGCTGCTGGAGGAGGAGCAGCAACACCAGCATGGCGAGATAGCTAGTGAGTTCGCCTGCCAGTATAGAGGCTATGCAGACTGGACATTACCATTTTTGCTAGCTGCCTCAAATTAATAGTATATACAGGAGCATCATACAGTCACAGTTGTTTTACAAAGTGCACAAAAGTTTTTAGCGCATCCTGCAttggcacgttgtttcagctgtttCCCTCTTACAGTGGGAGTTGTGACGAGGCTGATGTGCACATTGAGTACACTGAAACAATGCTGCCTTTGTCATATCACTGATTGTAACTGCTTTTATGTACTCTGCTCTGCTCCCCTCAGACATTGCACTGAACAGTTTGTTTATTGCACATTGTGCTGTATTGTATGACAAGTTGCACATTCAGACTGTTTTCCCTCTGGCAGGCACCCAGCAGCCGACTGCACTGCCCACACTGCCCTCATCTCCCTCACCGCCCTCACCACCAGTTCCGGGCCGTCCTGTGCTTTGGAGGAGTCAGCAGGACGAGGAGGTGGCTGAACTCCTTCGCGAGACCCGGCGCACAGTGGACCTCGCTGAGGCTCGCAACAGGAGGGATGCCGAATT comes from the Amblyomma americanum isolate KBUSLIRL-KWMA chromosome 1, ASM5285725v1, whole genome shotgun sequence genome and includes:
- the LOC144120610 gene encoding uncharacterized protein LOC144120610, which codes for MKIDEDDLWRGTSGGRLSSRASRVVQLVGPVSAGGVGRPYCQQLAAPCQQQERASPPHPLRPPRGHRASVGSIPGTSGLQREAHSAAGTQQPTALPTLPSSPSPPSPPVPGRPVLWRSQQDEEVAELLRETRRTVDLAEARNRRDAEFQARLLEHLNEAAANRRQITATVADLAAAVRDTREQSVRLHEQLVVAVSFLVLMLHYQVHPPPS